TATTCTGAAAGAGCTTGCAGAGATTTTTCATAGAAAGAAATTGGAACACGGATGAGTAACCAAACGAAGGCCATCATTTAAGTCAGGGATTCCCTCATCCAGTTCCAACTAATTTTCAGGGGTTTAAAGAAACTAGTCTATCTTATACTTTGACTTTATAGCCTCCAAAAATTTCTTCACATCCTCTACATACCCATGCTTTTCAATTAAACTAGCTAAGAGTTCTAGATTGTGCCCCCGATACTTGTCATCTCGGCGTAGTTCTTCATACATTTCGATAAAGGGAAGACCCTTGGACTTGGCCAATTCTAACTCCGCTTCGTAATCATAAGAAACTTTTCGAAATAGGATATTGACCAACTCCCCATCTTCTACTTCTATCACGGCATACTGAGCACGGTGATTTTTTAACTTTTCCCAATTAAAATAGGGCATGCCTATCGTACCTGGATTGATGATTTGTTGCCCTTGACTTCCATAACGAAGCAACTGCTTGTGGACATGACCATAGACTGCCACGTCCGTTTCCGCATCTAGCAGTTGGTCAAATTTATCTGTATCATTCCCCACCAACAAATCACCACCATAATTTTTGTCAGGTAAATTATGAGAGATAGAAAAGCGCAGCCCGTCAACTTCTTTCTTTTCCAGCAAAGGCAAGCTTCGTAGCCAGACAATCGTTTCAGGATCCATTCGCTTCATCAAAAACTGGGTCATTCGCATGCGCTGGATTTCTTGCGGATGTTCCAAACCGTATTCGCCATCCAAGGCCTCCAGGACACAATCATCCCAGTTCCCACGAACAGCCACCGTAATCGGAAGGTCTTTTAGAAGGGCGACCAAGTCATTTGCACCTGGTCCGGGAAGAAAAATATCTCCCAGAAGCCAATATTCACTGACTCCTTGATTTTTAGCATCTGCAATCACTGCTTCTAGGGCCGTCGCATTGCCATGAATATCTGATAAAATTGCGATTTTATGGTTCATGATGTTCTCCTTCTGTTTGATAATCTACTCTTTCTTCCGCAACTTGAGCCAGTTTCACTGCTTCCTGCGGGGTCAACTTTCTTTGCACAGCTTCTGCGACTGCTCTTGGTACTCCAACTTCGACAATCTCATCCACACTGGCTTCCTTGATTTTAGTCAAAGACTTGAAATGCTTCATGAGATTTTGCTTGCGTTTAGGTCCCAGACCATCAATCCCATCCAGTTGTGAAGAAAAAGAATTTTTCGAGCGCAGTTGACGGTGGAAGGTGATGGCAAAACGGTGCACCTCATCCTGGATGCGTTGGAGGAGAAAGAATTCTTGAGAATTGCGAGACAACTCCACCACTTCCAGCGGATCTCCAAAGAGCAATTCATGGGTTTGGTGCTTGTCATTCTTTTGCAGCCCAGCAATGGGAATATCCAAGCCCAGCTCCTCTTGGATGACCTGCTTAGCAATATTGACTTGCCCTTGTCCCCCATCAATCACAATCAAATCTGGTGGGGTCAAACCGTCTCGTTGTACTCGACCATAACGTCTGCGAATGACTTCTCGCATACTCGCATAATCGTCTGGACCCACAACCGTTTTTATCTTGTACTTACGGTAATCCTTCTTACTCGGTTTACCGTTGACAAAGACCACCATAGCCGAAACAGGGCTAGTTCCCATGATATTGGAGTTGTCGAAGGACTCAATGCGAACCGGAGTTGGTATTTGAAGCAAGTGTCCTAGATTTTCAATAGCTCCTTGGGTCTTTTCGACAGATTTTTCTAGCAGATTGAACTTCTGCTCCAGACTGACACGGGCATTTTTGATGGCTAGATTGACCAGCTGTTTTTTCTCTCCACGCTGGGGTTTGAGAATCTTGGTATCCACCAAGGCCTTGACTGCTTCTTCGTCAATATCCTGTGGAATCAATACTTCATTGGGAACCAGGTGAGATTTTTCTTGATAAAATTGTCCCACATAGGTTAGAAAGTCCTCGTCCGGATCATTGTAGTAAGGGAAGAGGTTGACGTCGCGCTCGATGAGCTTGCCTTGACGAACAAAGAAAACCTGTACACACATCCAGCCCTTGTCCACATAGTAGCCAAAGACATCACGGTTTTGGAGGTCCTTGGCCATGACCCGTTGCTTGGTTCGAAGCGTTCCAATGGCCTGAATCAAATCACGGTATTCCGCCGCCCGTTCAAACTCCATACTTTGGGCTGCCACT
This Streptococcus oralis DNA region includes the following protein-coding sequences:
- a CDS encoding metallophosphoesterase family protein, with protein sequence MNHKIAILSDIHGNATALEAVIADAKNQGVSEYWLLGDIFLPGPGANDLVALLKDLPITVAVRGNWDDCVLEALDGEYGLEHPQEIQRMRMTQFLMKRMDPETIVWLRSLPLLEKKEVDGLRFSISHNLPDKNYGGDLLVGNDTDKFDQLLDAETDVAVYGHVHKQLLRYGSQGQQIINPGTIGMPYFNWEKLKNHRAQYAVIEVEDGELVNILFRKVSYDYEAELELAKSKGLPFIEMYEELRRDDKYRGHNLELLASLIEKHGYVEDVKKFLEAIKSKYKID
- the uvrC gene encoding excinuclease ABC subunit UvrC is translated as MNNLIKSKLELLPTSPGCYIHKDKNGTIIYVGKAKNLRNRVRSYFRGSHDTKTEALVSEIVDFEFIVTESNIEALLLEINLIKENKPKYNIMLKDDKSYPFIKITNERYPRLIITRQVKKDGGLYFGPYPDVGAANEIKRLLDRIFPFRKCTNPPSKVCFYYHIGQCMAHTICKKDEAYFKSMAQEVSDFLKGQDDKIIDDLKGKMAVAAQSMEFERAAEYRDLIQAIGTLRTKQRVMAKDLQNRDVFGYYVDKGWMCVQVFFVRQGKLIERDVNLFPYYNDPDEDFLTYVGQFYQEKSHLVPNEVLIPQDIDEEAVKALVDTKILKPQRGEKKQLVNLAIKNARVSLEQKFNLLEKSVEKTQGAIENLGHLLQIPTPVRIESFDNSNIMGTSPVSAMVVFVNGKPSKKDYRKYKIKTVVGPDDYASMREVIRRRYGRVQRDGLTPPDLIVIDGGQGQVNIAKQVIQEELGLDIPIAGLQKNDKHQTHELLFGDPLEVVELSRNSQEFFLLQRIQDEVHRFAITFHRQLRSKNSFSSQLDGIDGLGPKRKQNLMKHFKSLTKIKEASVDEIVEVGVPRAVAEAVQRKLTPQEAVKLAQVAEERVDYQTEGEHHEP